One segment of Halococcus salifodinae DSM 8989 DNA contains the following:
- a CDS encoding Gfo/Idh/MocA family protein, which produces MSHRVAVVGVGPGRETDISGRSHAFAYEHADAYRDRDGCDVVACADVVPEYVDRFAAEYDVPEDGVYEDYEAMLDSVDPDLVSVCTPIPTHADIVIGCAEHGSVEAVHCEKPMARTWAGARAMVHVCDREGVQLTFGHQRRFGDPFRRAKELLDDGVVGDLERIEISWGNFFDNGTHSLDLAAMFNDEHRGAWVMGQLDYSTEHVRYGVHTADHAFVSWQYENGVHGVAATGDDVPLSDGPYDFYDCWFRLVGVDGVVEIGRRDGLGLAYRRDGEGWTEVEVADEFDGRVDRAIDDVLDALDGGGETELEARHALNTTEILFAGHESSCRRGRVELPLAGVYDHPLESLVEAGEVTPEHEDDRPPHPSETGENEDRDDLREQ; this is translated from the coding sequence ATGTCACATCGAGTCGCCGTCGTCGGCGTCGGGCCGGGGCGGGAGACGGACATCAGCGGACGGAGCCACGCGTTCGCCTATGAGCACGCCGACGCCTACCGCGACCGCGACGGCTGCGACGTCGTCGCCTGTGCGGACGTCGTCCCCGAGTACGTAGACCGGTTCGCCGCGGAGTACGACGTGCCCGAGGACGGCGTCTACGAGGACTACGAGGCGATGCTCGACAGCGTCGACCCCGACCTCGTGAGCGTCTGTACCCCCATCCCGACTCACGCCGACATCGTCATCGGCTGTGCCGAGCACGGAAGCGTCGAAGCCGTCCACTGCGAGAAGCCGATGGCCCGCACCTGGGCCGGGGCGCGGGCGATGGTCCACGTCTGCGACCGCGAGGGCGTCCAACTCACCTTCGGGCACCAGCGGCGGTTCGGCGACCCGTTTCGCCGGGCGAAAGAGTTGCTGGACGACGGCGTCGTCGGCGATTTGGAGCGCATCGAGATCTCGTGGGGGAACTTCTTCGACAACGGCACCCACAGCCTCGATCTCGCGGCGATGTTCAACGACGAGCACCGCGGCGCGTGGGTGATGGGGCAGTTGGACTACAGTACCGAGCACGTCCGCTACGGCGTCCACACGGCCGACCACGCGTTCGTCTCCTGGCAGTACGAGAACGGTGTCCACGGGGTCGCCGCGACGGGCGACGACGTCCCGCTGTCGGACGGCCCCTACGACTTCTACGACTGCTGGTTCCGTCTCGTCGGCGTCGATGGCGTCGTCGAAATCGGTCGCCGGGACGGCCTCGGACTGGCGTATCGCCGCGACGGCGAGGGGTGGACCGAGGTCGAGGTCGCCGACGAGTTCGACGGGCGGGTCGACCGCGCTATCGACGACGTCCTCGACGCACTCGACGGCGGAGGCGAGACGGAGTTGGAGGCTCGCCACGCGCTGAACACGACCGAGATACTGTTCGCCGGCCACGAGTCCTCGTGCCGACGCGGGCGCGTGGAGTTGCCGCTCGCCGGCGTCTACGATCACCCGCTGGAGTCGCTGGTCGAAGCGGGGGAGGTGACGCCCGAACACGAGGACGACCGGCCGCCACATCCGTCGGAGACGGGCGAGAACGAGGACCGAGACGACCTCCGGGAGCAGTAA